Below is a window of Pogoniulus pusillus isolate bPogPus1 chromosome 2, bPogPus1.pri, whole genome shotgun sequence DNA.
GTCACACTGCACAATCAAGCACTAATGAACATGGACAGCCAGCCCACTGAAGGGTTTGAAAAACTGCAGTTTCTTCTGCTGCAGAACCCCTGTCCACCAGAAACATTTGGAAACTTGCTGCTTCTCTATTGCAAGCATCAGTACTATGACCTGGCAGCTGATGTTCTAGCAGAGAATGCTCATTTGACCTACAAACTGCTCACACCTTACTTGTACAATTTCTTGGATGCCCTTATTACTTGTCAAACTGCCCCTGAGGAGGCTTTCCACAAGTTAGATGATTCTGCAGGGACACTGACTGAGCAGCTGAGAAAACTCTCAAAGCAGGTACAGGAAGCAAGGCAAAACTGGGATGACGAAGCTGTGAAAAAGGCGGTTAATGAGTACGATGAGACTCTGGATAAATATGTGCCTGTCTTGATGGCCCAGGCAAAGATCTACTGGGATATGAAGAACTACACAATGGTAGAAAAGATTTTCCGCAAATCGGTGGAGTTCTGTAAGGAACATGAAGTGTGGAAGCTCAATGTGGCTCATGTGCTCTTCATGCAGGAGAACAAGTATAAAGAGGCTATTGGCCTCTATGAGCCCATAGTTAAAAAGCAGTATGACAACATTCTCAATGTGAGTGCTATTGTGTTAGCTAACCTCTGTGTTTCCTACATCCTGACAAGCCAGAATGAAGATGCAGAGGAACTGATGAGGAAAAtcgagaagggagaagagaaactGGCCTATGACAATCCTGATAAAAATACCTACCATCTTTGCATTGTCAATCTAGTCATTGGTACTCTCTACTGTGTAAAAGGAAACTATGAGTTTGGTATTTCAAGGGTCATTAAAAGCCTGGAGCCATACAACAAAAAACTGAGCACTGATACGTGGTATTACGCCAAACGGTGCTTCCTGTCCTTGCTTGAGAACATGTCCAAGCACATGATCATGCTACGTGACAGCGTTATTCAGGAATGCATTCAGTTTCTGAAGCAGTGTGAGCTGTATGGAAGAAACATCCCAGCTGTCATTGAGCAACCTCTTGAAGACAAGAGAATGCACAGTGGGAAAAATACAGTTACCTATGAAGCCAGGCTCTTGAGAGCACTGATGTATAAGATCACTGGGGGTACTGTGTAGGTGGTATTCCCATGCAGCAGAAAGGCGAGCTTTGTGTCTGCTCTGTTTGTGAGGTGGTGCTTACCCTGGTAGTGCACAGTGCTGTGGGTTTTTCTTGGATTGCTTACCTTTAAAATTTTGGTCATGTATTTTAACAACATTGAGTGGAAAATAGAATATTTACGTGAAGTTAACCTGCATCAAATAACTAGGGACATCCTCACTAATCTGTCATGTTAGATACACCTTAAGATTTGTTGATGAATAATATAATTACAGGGTTATCATAAGAACTTTCACTTGTAAAATAATGTATCCTTTTGAGATTTTGTCCAAATTTCTTTTCATTAGTTGTTACTTGAAAATATTTTGTTCTTCATCTCTTCTAGCACAGAAATTAAAGGGGGAAAGTTGTTCTCTGATTTGTGCCTATATGGGAAATATTTATTTCTGTGTGTTTCTATGTATAATACATTACAGACTGTCAGTAGTATATTTAAACACatacaaaaaaaataaaggctttATAATAAAAAATTAGTCCTACAAACATTAAAATTCCCTTTTGATAACTCATCACTAATGCATGAGTATTCTGGCAATACAGGGACCAGGAGGGTGTGTTAGGACAATACCTTGCTTTAGGTCTACCCTTGCATAGAATTGTTCTAACTGGGCATAAATAGCTTCAGAGGCCCAGTATGGTGCTGTCCATTGGCTTCTGTGACTACCCAAGACCCTGTGCCTGCATCATCGGAGTTGTTTTCCCTTTGCAGCATGGCCTGCCCCTTTAATCCAAATACTCATCTCAGAATATATCAGTCTCTGACAAGATGCCTTCTGAATGTGAAATTGTGCTACTTTGCGTATTTCTCAAGCAGCATTTAAATTCCAGTTGATGCAAAGCTTCTACTCTTAGACGAAAGAAACCTGCTTCTTAATTTCCTCCTTGTGTTACTGTTCCTGCATCTCAATACTTCTCTGAAACCCTGTTTATTTGGTTAATTCCTTTACTTAGCATCTCCATCACACTGACTACAGGCAGGGTACTTACTCAACAGTATTCCCATACCTTTTGAAGGGAATGGGAAGTTAAAGGTGTGGGAGTTTCCATATGTCATACAAGTTCCACAGCAAAGTAAGACCAAAACACTTTTCAGTGGTTGTATACAATCTGGTTATGGGCCTCATGGGTGTTCTCCTTTGTATTCTGCCTTCTCAAGCAATATGTGACCTCAAGATTTTAAAATAAGGATCTTTTAAAATAAAGATCTGCACCTTTAACTATTTGCTTATCTTTAATAGTGGCCCCTCCAAAGAGTTGTTACAGGGGAATTTTGGAGTCAGGCTGTACATTCCTTGAAATCCAGATTCTGTCCTGTGGTTTATCTGGAAAGAAAGAGCATTTCTGAAAGTCACTGTATTATAAAACAATAGAATACTTAATTCTTCCACTTAGTCTGTATAGGGACTGGAATAGACCTGCTGCAACCATTTCAACATAGAGAAAGTTAACTGCTTATCTGCAGGGAGAGACCTGTCAGGGATGAGCATGTCCTCTGTAGCTAAAGGAAACAATTGCGGGTTAGGTAATGTTAGGGTTTACCCCAGACTTTCCAAAACAGTcaagtaaaagcaaactgaacaGTGTCAGGAATGGGAAGATGTTCTAAGGGGGCTAGAGAGCAGGCAAGAGACACAGCGAGGTGTCCTAGGGAGGACCCCAAAGCTCATTACTAGACCATAAAGCCCCCCAGTTAGGGTGATTTAAAATATTTCCCACAACTGCTTCCCTGTGAGGAGGAGACCCGTGATTTCAAATGATGTTTACTCTcaacaaaacacagcagcaggctgtaaAGTAGGTTTCTACTATACAGTGGAATTGTATTATTTATTATGCAGCATAAGCAGCatgacctttaaaaaaaaaaagtttttaaaagTCATGCCACATAATGGTGTCTGAAGTGCAGTAATGGGCAATGACTTGGGGAGCATCAGCTCTTTATTTAATATTCACTGGGCATATTCTGTGAAAGTCAGTATTTAAAAGACTTCACTTTGTGCCTGTGCAGCATTGAACATCCTCAAATAGAGAGCAATGCAGAGACCTTTACGCAGCTGACTGTTGATGCTcatgtgctccagcagctcttgtACAACTTTACATTTATTGGGGTGCTGGAGCCAATGGTACCTGCACTATCTGTGGACACACAGGGGTTTACTCTGGTTAAGCAGAGGTGGCAGTGTCGGCCAATTCTGGCATATGCTCCCTGAGCTCTCCAGCCCCCCTGGAAGGCATagagccttcagctgcagggTGGGAAAGGAGAACTGCCACATTCCTCATGGCAAAAAAAAGTGTCCATAAAATGGATGCCTCCATAGAGTTGTGCATAATGTGGTTGGCTTAGAAGATACAGTTAGAGGAGAGTCAGCATGCCTGGAATTTGCTTCATCCTGTTGGAGTAGATCGTATATTCAAAACCCCACCATCAAACATCAATAGCAGCAtgcctctgcttctgcccttttccttcagttttcaccttctttctctcccagaGTACACTGTGCACGCAGACAAGCCAAGGTTTCTGAGCAGGTTGGGTCATGCTGGACATCATGACCCAAATATGGAGATGCCcctgctgctgaaaggtgaaggggaggcagcagagctgaggcacagcaggacAAGACTTGGAACAAGTGTTTCTTCCTCCGCTGTGTCAGCGGATGCTTCCACATGGAATCTTCTCCCTGTCCCAGCAGTATTTTCCATCCAGTCCTccacagcttcttcctcagcaagAGCCACACAACCTTCCCATGGCTGTAGCACACCAGGACAGATGCCCCAGCTCCCATTTTGTCCTGGAGATCTGCCTGACCCTCCTGTATCCAGAGCGACCAGGTCCTGATTTTTTTACTGTTATAAATgtgttgctgcctgcaggagcaagCATGCATTTATAGCATCTCCAACTGCAAAGCACTTTGATCATGAAAAATACATAAGTGTTACAACCAGTTTTATCACCATCTTTATACAGCATTTAATGTTATCGCTATGTGGCTTACACACAAAATACGTTTTTAAAGTAAAGCACATTTTTATTTAAGAAAAGGGAGGGTACCAGATATGCTTTAGGCTCCTTAGAAATACTGTAAAATGCACCTAAATTAATGCTGTAAGCCAGCAAAGTTTTCTTTAGTCCACACCAAAAATGACTGGTttagtttaaaacaaaaaaagaaaagggtaaCCAGAAAACAGTACCCAGAAATAGTTAATCATCTtcccagggagctgtggggggcaaagAGCTGTAGATAAACACAGATTGCAGGGGAAGAGCCTCTGcttttttgccttttgtttgtttgtttgttgtttgttttttgtgagAGCAAAGAGAAGGAAGCCCTCAgtcctctgtgtccagttctgggctactcaattcaagagagatgttgagatactggaacatgtccagagaagggcaataaagttGGCaagaggcctgaaacacaaaccctatgaggagaggctgagggagctgggggtgtttagcctggagaagaggaggctcaggggtgacctcattgctgtctacaactacctgaagggaggctgtagccagataggagttggtctcttctgccaggcaaccagcaacagaacaaggggacacagtctcaagttgtgccaggggaggtctaggctggatgttaggagggagttcttcacagagagtgattggcattggaatgggctgcccagggaggtggtggagtcaccgtccctgaaggtgtttaaaaaaaaagcctggatgaagcacttagtgccatggtctagttgattggccagggctgggtgctaggttggcctggatgatcttggaggtctcttccaacctggttgattctctgattctatggttctatgatcagtATCTGAAAGATGCGCAGCACAAGATGCCTCTCATGCACTTCACCGTCAGAGCAAGGCCAGCTGCAGGATTTTATTTGAATGAACAGCCTCTCTTGCACCTCTTCCTTAACGCTGCATCTTGTGAGATGTTCTTGTCCTCAAACCATACAAGGGCTTGCCAGGTGACAGGCTATTTTGTACTGCAGTTGGGCAGATCCTTTTCCCCAGTAACTCTTGCAGTAATTACAGCAGACATTGAATGAACAAAGGCCTCGAGCTGCCATCCTgtcagcagcctgcctgtgctggcaaGTTGATCAGGGGAGGCATGAAGGCCACAATATGTTATTTACTTCATGCCCCACCTTGGATCCCCTTGGTGTTCAAATCTCTGTAATTAATCAAATGTCTGCAGATACCACTAGCAGAGCAGAGGTAGTGGATGCCAGGGACACTCATGATCAGCTCTACAGTCAAAGCTGATCAAAAAATGTTCAGTATTAAGTAGTGACTTTATGATGAAACAGATGCAAAAGATGAGGTGAAAGAGTCTTGCACAGTTCTGGGTGGAACATGACTCCCCTAGGGAAGTCAAGGGTGTTTCTACTGGGTAGGCAAGCTCCATTAGAAGACAGGCAAGGAAAGAAATGTTAATTCTCTAAAAATGGCAAAGTTACATACAAGAATAAATGCTGatttggacaacctgttccaaaaTATGCAGTTTACACCATGCTATTTTAGATGCCTGCTTTCAAAACTTCTGCGTATCCACGCTGTCTTTAGCCTTAACCTTTAGCCTTAGCAAAGGCACCAGAGTCTAGCCCTGACTAACAGTTTGCAGATTTGAGGCACCATCAGGCTGTGTGGCCTGAAAGATGAACACCAAAAGATCCATATTCTcccccaggcttttcttcctttACCTCCCTTTGGCCTTGCAGCAAATAAAACCTCCACATTTGACACCTCTGCTAAACGCAGTGGGTGTATCTGGGGCAACAGACATCTTCACATCACACCATGTTGTGTAGTTCATACAGAAGATAAACACATTAATACCATCTGGTTTACTAAGAATTAGTTTACCAAACAGATTTCCTGCAAACTATCTTTTAGTGCAAACAGCTACCCTCGTGTTTCTTATGGTACATCACACATTAAGAAAATATCACTTCTGCAGTGAGAGATGAAAGTCAGAAGGAAATCCTGATCCTCCACCAGGACCCAGCTAGTCTTAGCCTTTACTGGCAGCCTACGGAGTCCACCCTCCATGGCCTCCCATCCATGTCTAGTATTACCActacagcacagccccagccctagCAGACACTCAAATCACAACAGCCACCCCACTGGGAACTTGGGGAGGGAAATTGAAAACACAAGTGCCCAATTTTATTCTGGAACATGAGAATGatcactcagcaccacaaacTTTTAAACTTCTTGGGGTGAATTTACAAGCTAGATCTGAACAATCTGAGCTTCTTCATGGTGTCTTTGTCCTTTGCTGCACACAGTTGTCCTCTTCTCTGAATTTCAGTCTTTCTCACTGCTTACATTCTCCTCCCCTTCGTCTTTGCCTCTAGGACCCTTGCTAGCCTATGTCGCAAGCAGGGATCAGGTTGACTAACAGCTTTTTATGAGTCAGTGTTACTTTATAGTCCTCTTTCCCGTGGGAGAGGGCAGAAGGAGTTGGCTAAGACTCAGATCCTGTTGGGTTGAAGTGTTTTCTAACAGTCGTCTCCCAAATTAAAATTAACGCAGCTCGGGTTTTTCTTCACTGCATTTCTCTGGTGCCTCACAGAGCTCTTTGTGTCCTGCTGCACTGATTCACGGCCGCTCAAAGAGGCAGCAAACAGAAACGCAAAGGCTCTGACACGGCATATCTGATTTTCTTGCTCTGTCAGTAGTATTTATCACTGCAGCTCccatgcagagcaggagggtcTGCTTCTTCACCAGGGCTGAGGGACAGGAGTTTCAGAGTGCACATAAATCCTTCGCTCATCCCCTGCAGTGCAGGTCAGTATACATCAGTTTTGAAACAAAAAGCCGCATCTCAAATGGCAGTCATCCAGCCACTACTTCAGCCATCTCGATAGCGCAGCGATGTAGCCTATGCTACAGTCCATGGGTGCGAGGCAGGTGTAAAGACAGCTCCATTAGGAAATACCGCCTGATTTATCCGAGCGgcatttttcttcccctgccaTCTCACGCCTTTGTGTGTcaccttcagggagggctgGGCGGCCGCTGCCGTGCTCTGGCCGTGCTACAGAGGGTGCTGCTGCGCCAGGTTTGGCAGGGACTGCTGCCGGGCGCTCCGCGGCCGCGGGGCGGGGGCTGGCGGAGGCCCCGGACGGGGAATCGCATCCCTAGGGACAGCATCCGTCTCCTCGGGTCCCCGCCACGGAACCGCATCCCCAGGGCCAGCGTCCGTCTCCTCGGGTCTATGACAGCCAGATTGTTGGGAATGAGACAGAACAAATGCCGGCAGCTAATACTGCAGACACAAAGGGTGACATAAGCCCGTTTTCCCCGGCCCACGCTAGAGTTTGCTGCtcggagaaagggaaagggaaaatgaagCCAAAACTAAGTGGTGAAAggcactgcccagagagatcACTGGTTCCTCAGATCCAGCGCTGGCTTGCCTTTGGCTCTCCAGAAGcgtcctgctgcttcttttcctcGTTTTTAGGAGGCTGAAGCAAGAGAAGGCAGCGAGGCTTTTATGCAGCCTCTTAGCATCGCCACCAGCCAGGATGAGAGTGGGAGCGAGCAGTTTTGGGTACCAGTGCCTTCACCCCGGACGGACAGGCAGGCAATGCCCtgcacccctgcagccagctgcatcCCTCCGTAGCACCCTTACACCGGGATTGGAAGACCAGCCCTTAAGCAGGCGTAGGTCT
It encodes the following:
- the IFT70B gene encoding intraflagellar transport protein 70B; this encodes MEAAPVPDGQYTAVVYRLIGGGRCGEAVSLLSRELQKSCRSRGGLSLLGYCYYQLQDFAAAAECYEQLVALHPELDAYRLYQAQALYKAGLYAEALRAASPLLDVPAYQGRALRLQAAVHYAQGDLSAAKSLVEEVLAAAADGSSGAAEDPSEQADAEINLGCLLYRQGRHEEASTKFASAMQVLGYWPELSYNMALCCYAAKQYDSALKHISDIIKRGIHQHPELSVGMTTEGIDVRSVGNTLLLHRTALVEAFNLKAAIEYQLGNLKAAQEALTDMPPRAEEELDPVTLHNQALMNMDSQPTEGFEKLQFLLLQNPCPPETFGNLLLLYCKHQYYDLAADVLAENAHLTYKLLTPYLYNFLDALITCQTAPEEAFHKLDDSAGTLTEQLRKLSKQVQEARQNWDDEAVKKAVNEYDETLDKYVPVLMAQAKIYWDMKNYTMVEKIFRKSVEFCKEHEVWKLNVAHVLFMQENKYKEAIGLYEPIVKKQYDNILNVSAIVLANLCVSYILTSQNEDAEELMRKIEKGEEKLAYDNPDKNTYHLCIVNLVIGTLYCVKGNYEFGISRVIKSLEPYNKKLSTDTWYYAKRCFLSLLENMSKHMIMLRDSVIQECIQFLKQCELYGRNIPAVIEQPLEDKRMHSGKNTVTYEARLLRALMYKITGGTV